From Chiloscyllium punctatum isolate Juve2018m chromosome 36, sChiPun1.3, whole genome shotgun sequence, the proteins below share one genomic window:
- the LOC140460428 gene encoding uncharacterized protein: MEKPEESRSLEKPWKCGDCGKAFHVPSVLEAHQRSHTGVRPFSCPECGKGFSSSSTLLRHRRVHTGERPFSCPECRKAFSNSSDLLKHQRVHTGERPFACPECGKGFSSSSALLTHRRVHTGEKPFSCPKCGKAFTQAFSLLRHQSVHTGKRPFTCPVCGKGFSDSSALLTHQRVHTGERPFSCPECGKAFTHASNLLTHRWVHTRDRPFSCPECGKAFSNFSHVLIHRRVHTGERPFACPECGKAFSNSSDLLKHQRVHTGERPFSCPECGKAFTQACNLQRHQRGHQRSQQSDSAGEAAVGHPQD, encoded by the coding sequence ATGGAGAAACCAGAGGAATCCCGCTCATTGGAGAAAccttggaagtgtggcgactgtgggaaagcCTTCCATGTCCCGTCTGTCCTGGAGGCTCATCAGCGCAGTCACACTGGGGtcaggccattctcctgccctgagtgcgggaaggggttcagcagttcctccaccctgctgaggcaccgacgggtccacacaggggagaggcccttcagctgccctgagtgcaggaaggctttcagcaattcctctgacctactgaagcaccagcgggtccacaccggggagaggccattcgcctgcccagagtgtgggaaggggttcagcagttcctccgccttgctgacccaccggcgggtccacacaggggagaagcccttcagctgccctaagtgtgggaaggccttcacccaggccttttccctgctgaggcaccagagtgtccacacagggaagaggccattcacttGCCCAGTGTGCGGGAAGGGGTTCAGcgattcctccgccctgctgacccaccagcgggtccacacaggggagaggcctttcagctgccctgagtgtgggaaggccttcacccatgcctccaacctgctgacccaccggtggGTCCATaccagggacaggcccttcagttgccccgagtgtgggaaggccttcagcaatttctcCCACGTGCTGatccaccggcgggtccacaccggggagaggccattcgctTGTCCTGAGTGCggaaaggccttcagcaattcctctgacttactgaagcaccagcgagtccacactggggagaggcccttcagctgccctgagtgcgggaaggccttcacccaGGCCTGCAACTTGCAgaggcaccagcgggggcaccagcgttCCCAACAATCGGATTCTGCCGGTGAGGCTGCTGTGGGtcacccccaggactga